The Ciconia boyciana chromosome 22, ASM3463844v1, whole genome shotgun sequence genome has a window encoding:
- the GNGT2 gene encoding guanine nucleotide-binding protein G(I)/G(S)/G(O) subunit gamma-T2 yields MAQDMTEKELLKMELDQLKKEVKNERQMVSKTGKEIKEYIESMAGEDPLLKGVPEDKNPFKEKGGCTIS; encoded by the exons ATGGCTCAGGACATGACAGAGAAGGAGCTGCTGAAGATGGAGCTGGATCAGCTGAAGAAGGAGGTGAAGAACGAGAGGCAAATG GTCTCCAAGACCGGCAAAGAGATCAAGGAGTACATCGAGTCCATGGCGGGCGAGGACCCACTGCTGAAAGGAGTCCCCGAGGACAAGAACCCCTTTAAGGAGAAGGGCGGCTGTACAATAagctga
- the ABI3 gene encoding ABI gene family member 3 has product MSELEQLQQRDIPAGRQVLRDHHCNLHRVADYCESNYLQASDKRKALEETMALSTQSLASVTYQVSSLATAFLRLLELQAAELRKVEADVSCVAQRVDMHKEKVSRREIGSLTISKRFPSYQKIVPPPSPPCLEPYYRKPLNFSILDDIGHGIKDHSTQLSRTGTLARKGIKSAAQAAGTLGRSTRVPEPVRPPVVPESKLSAASSTSSLTSVSSSGAPAAPGEGVPAPPPLPSLPGPSPPPAAAVPPPPPLPGDLPPPGDLAVPPLDLMPPAPDDLELPPPPPPALPDFEDLAPPPPPAAEDPPWVPESYLEKAVAVYPYTRQKDNELSFQPGALLFVTRRYSDGWCEGVMGEEAGFFPGNYVEPF; this is encoded by the exons ATGTcggagctggagcagctgcagcagcgcGACATCCCGGCCGGCCGGCAGGTCCTGCGCGACCACCACTGCAACCTCCACAGGGTCGCCGACTACTGCGAGAGCAACTACCTGCAG GCGAGTGACAAGCGGAAGGCGCTGGAAGAGACGATGGCACTGAGCACGCAGTCCCTGGCCAGCGTGACGTACCAGGTCAGCAGCCTGGCCACTGCCTTCCTCCGGttgctggagctgcaggcagccgaGCTGCGGAAGGTGGAGGCCGACGTCAGCTGCGTGGCCCAG AGGGTTGATATGCACAAGGAGAAGGTGTCTCGCCGGGAGATCGGCTCGTTGACCATCAGCAAGAGGTTCCCGTCCTACCAGAAGATCGTTCCCCCTCCCAGCCCGCCCTGCCTGGAGCCCTACTACAGGAAACCCCTCAACTTCAGCATCCTGGACGACATCGGCCACGGCATAAAG GACCACAGCACCCAGCTGTCCCGCACGGGCACCCTGGCTCGGAAGGGGATCAAGTCGGCGGCGCAGGCTGCGGGCACCCTGGG GAGAAGCACCCGCGTCCCCGAGCCCGTCCGGCCGCCCGTGGTTCCCGAGAGCAAGCTCTCCGCggcctcctccacctcctcgCTGACATCCGTCAG CTCAAGCggagccccggcagcccctggCGAAGGCGTccctgcgccgccgccgctcccctccctgccgGGGCCATCCCCACCGCCTGCGGCTGccgtcccgccgcccccgcctcTCCCCGGGGACCTGCCACCGCCGGGGGACCTGGCTGTGCCCCCGCTGGACCTCATGCCCCCAG CCCCCGATGACCTCGAGCTgccgccgccaccaccaccagcttTGCCCGACTTTGAGGATTTggccccaccgccgccgcccgccgcagAGGACCCCCCCTGGGTCCCGGAGAGCTACCTGGAGAAAG CGGTGGCCGTCTACCCCTACACGCGGCAGAAGGACAACGAGCTTTCCTtccagcccggcgccctcctCTTCGTCACGCGGCGGTACTCGGACGGCTGGTGCGAGGGCGTCATGGGCGAGGAAGCAGGTTTCTTCCCTGGCAATTACGTGGAGCCCTTCTGA
- the PHOSPHO1 gene encoding phosphoethanolamine/phosphocholine phosphatase — MKRCCEGVGLPCLFKGVGMASPRPPKYLLVFDFDETIINENSDDSIVRAAPGQALPEHIRQTFREGFYNEYMQRVLAYMGDQGVKMGDFKTVYENIPLSPGMPDLFQFLSKNHELFEIILISDANMFGIECNLRAAGFYSLFRKIFSNPSGFDKKGYFTLGPYHSHKCLDCPANMCKRKILTEYLAERAQEEVEFERVFYVGDGANDFCPSVTLTSADVAFPRKGYPMHRMTQEMEKQQPGAFQATVVPWESAAEVARYLQEVLKKKC; from the exons atgaaaaggtgcTGTGAGGGCGTCGGGCTGCCATGCCTGTTTAAG GGTGTTGGTATGGCCAGCCCCCGGCCTCCCAAATACCTCCTTGTCTTTGATTTTGATGAGACCATCATCAATGAGAACAGCGATGACTCCATCGTCCGGGCGGCACCGGGGCAGGCGCTTCCGGAGCACATCCGACAAACCTTCCGCGAGGGCTTCTACAACGAGTACATGCAGCGCGTCCTGGCGTATATGGGGGACCAGGGGGTCAAGATGGGGGACTTCAAGACAGTCTATGAGaacatccccctgtcccctggcaTGCCGGACCTCTTCCAGTTCCTCTCCAAGAACCACGAGCTCTTTGAGATCATCCTCATCTCCGATGCCAACATGTTCGGCATCGAATGCAATCTGAGGGCGGCCGGTTTCTACTCCCTCTTCCGCAAGATCTTCAGCAACCCGTCTGGCTTTGACAAGAAGGGGTACTTCACCTTGGGGCCCTACCACAGCCACAAGTGCCTTGACTGCCCGGCCAACATGTGCAAACGCAAAATCCTAACGGAGTACCTGGCGGAGAGAGCCCAGGAGGAGGTGGAGTTCGAGAGGGTCTTCTACGTGGGAGACGGTGCCAATGACTTCTGCCCTTCCGTGACTTTGACTTCAGCTGATGTGGCTTTCCCACGGAAGGGCTACCCCATGCACCGGATGACCCAAgagatggagaagcagcagcctggagcCTTCCAGGCCACTGTCGTCCCCTGGGAGTCAGCGGCAGAGGTCGCCCGCTATCTCCAGGAGGTCCTCAAGAAGAAGTGTTGA